The Persephonella sp. KM09-Lau-8 nucleotide sequence ACAGTACTCCTGTTTTTTGTAACAGATAGATACAGACTTCCATTATTCCTGCCCCTTATTCTTTATATAGGTGTTTTGTCTGAAGTAATTTTGCAAAAAAATTTAAAAGCAAAAATTTTGTCTGGATTGGTAGTAATAATATTTAGCTTCTGGGTCTTCTGGCCTATTGATTACTCAAAAAATTATTCCCAATTAGCATTAGAGGAAAAATACTCAGTAAAACTTTGTAAAATCAGGAAAAAGGAAAAAAATACCCAAAACCCCAAAAAGCTAAGTTATTTATATCTTCAGGAAGCTTATTTATACATGAATCTAAAAGGCTATGAACAGGCTTTATTTTTGACGGACAAGGCTATAAAACTAAATCCCAACAACATACAGGCAAAACAAATCAACAGATTTTGCCACAAAATAATATTTAATCTCTTTTAAGGGCAGCCATTAAAACAGCTTCACAGACTACTTTGTCATCTACTTTTGCAACGGCTTTTATTTTGCCCATACTTTTTTTAATATTTATTCCCTCTATCTCAAAAATAATCTGGTCACCTGGAACAACAGGCTTTCTAAACTTGGCATTTTCAATACCTGCAAATAATACTGTAAAATCCCCTTCTATTCCTTCTGCCTGTGCCTTTTTTATCATTAGATAAGCACCTGCCTGTGCCATGGCTTCGATAATTAAGACCCCTGGCATTACAGGAAAATGGGGAAAATGACCATTAAAAAATTCCTCATTTACGGTAACATTTTTAAGGGCTTTGACTTTTAGATTTTCAATATCAAGTTCAAGAATTCTATCTATCAGTAAAAACGGATATCTATGGGGAAGAACTTTCTTTATCTCCTGAACATCAGCAAAAGACATAACAAATCCCTCCTTATATTGTTATCTTAAAATATACATCTAAAATAACAAACACCATATAAAGTATACTGATATATCCATTAATTGTAAAAAATGCCACATTTATTTTTGATAAATCATTTTCTTTAATTAAGGAGTGTTCATAAATCAAAGCTCCTGTCAGTATCAAAAGACCAACATAATATATCAATCCTAATCCTGCAAAATAGCCTGTAAGCATTAAAAATACAAAAGTCAAAATATGAAAAACTCTGGCAAATAATATTGCCTTTTTAACACCAAATCTGGCAGGTATAGAATGAATTCCCATTTTTCTATCAAATTCTATGTCCTGCAAGGCATAAAAAATATCAAATCCAGCAACCCAGAAAGCCATTCCAAGTCCTAAGAACACCGTTGATAGCTCAACTCTACCTTCCAGAGCCACAGAAACAGCAATAGGAATAATAAAATAAACAGCCCCAAGGATCAGATGAACAAAATTTGTCCATCTTTTACCGAGGGGATAGATAATCAAAAGGGCAATAGCCACCGGAGATAGATAAAAGGCCAGTCTATTCAGCTGATAGGCAGCAAAAACCAAAACACCAGAGGATAAAATGGCGAGGGCAAGAATTTCTCCTGCTTTTACTGCACCTGAAGCTGAAGCCCAGTTTTTAGTTCGTGGATTAAGTTTATCAAAAGGTAAATCAAAAAACCTGTTAAATGCCATTCCTGCTGTTCTGCCGGCAACTGCAGCAACTATAATCCAGAAGACTTTCTCCCAGGAAGGCAGTCCTTTTTCCACAATAAAAACAGCAGCAAGAACAAATGGTATGGCAAATATTGTGTGTTCAAACTTTATCAGGTCTGCATAAAGCTTTATCTTTTTAATCAATAAATTCAATCCTCCCAATAAGTTCTGACAAGGAATTAACAACTAAATCTATTTTCATATCTTCAGGTATATCCTCAACAGTATATTTTCCGGTAGTTACAAAAATAGTTTTTAACCCAAGTTTTTGATAACCTCCAAGGTCTACAAATATATCATCGCTTATAATAGCCAGATTTTCTGGTTTAATTCCTATTTTCTCAAAAATAACCTTGTTATAC carries:
- the fabZ gene encoding 3-hydroxyacyl-ACP dehydratase FabZ translates to MSFADVQEIKKVLPHRYPFLLIDRILELDIENLKVKALKNVTVNEEFFNGHFPHFPVMPGVLIIEAMAQAGAYLMIKKAQAEGIEGDFTVLFAGIENAKFRKPVVPGDQIIFEIEGINIKKSMGKIKAVAKVDDKVVCEAVLMAALKRD
- a CDS encoding UbiA-like polyprenyltransferase, whose product is MIKKIKLYADLIKFEHTIFAIPFVLAAVFIVEKGLPSWEKVFWIIVAAVAGRTAGMAFNRFFDLPFDKLNPRTKNWASASGAVKAGEILALAILSSGVLVFAAYQLNRLAFYLSPVAIALLIIYPLGKRWTNFVHLILGAVYFIIPIAVSVALEGRVELSTVFLGLGMAFWVAGFDIFYALQDIEFDRKMGIHSIPARFGVKKAILFARVFHILTFVFLMLTGYFAGLGLIYYVGLLILTGALIYEHSLIKENDLSKINVAFFTINGYISILYMVFVILDVYFKITI